Part of the Pedobacter roseus genome is shown below.
AATGAGTTTGTGCGCCTCGCCAAAACCTTACACCTTCAACCTTCCTGCCTTCTACCTCTTTTCCCTCTACCTTTATTTCAGCATTTTGGTCCCAAAGGTACCATTAGCAAGCTCAGCAAGTTCATCTGCTTTACCAATATATACAGCCGAAACTCCCTTTTTAATGGCTTCGAAAGCGTTGTGTAATTTAGGTATCATTCCGCCTTGCACCGTTCCGTCAGCTTTTAAACCTTCAAACTCATCTGCTTTGATTTCTCGAACTACAGAAGTATTATCATTTACATCTTTAAGTACACCTTTTTTCTCGAAGCAATATACCAAATGCGTTTCATATAAACCCGACATTGCCACTGCAACAGAAGAAGCAATGGTATCAGCATTGGTATTTAAAAGTTGTGTATTACCATCATGTGTAATTGCACATAAAACAGGAACCAACCCAGCCTTTAACAGGCTATCTAAAGTTGAAGAAGAAACAGAATTTTCATCCAAGTCACCAACAAAGCCATAATCAATTACAGCTCCAGCCATAGGACCAGCTTCCGGCCCATAAGTTTTAGTGCTAACCGGTCGTTTTTTTGCTTTGATCACATTCCCATCAGCACCACTTAACCCAATGGCATTGCTACCTTTGGCCTGTAGTTGGGCAACCATATTTTTATTGATCAAACCTGCATAAACCATGGTCACAATCCGCAATGTTTCGATATCGGTGATTCTTCTCCCCTCAACCATTTTGGCTTCAATACCTAACGATTCACCCAATTCAGTTGCAATTTTACCTCCACCATGCACCAGAATTTTATCTCCGGGCAAAGCCGTAAAATCCAATAAAAACTGATGCAGGTTTTCTGAATTATCGATTACGTTTCCGCCGATTTTTATGATAGTGAGTTGTTTATTCTTCATTTTTATAGAAAATTTCTGAAAGCTGGTGTAGTTTTTCTACAAGCAACTTTTTATCAATGAGTTTAGTTTCATAATCTGCAATTAAAGCCGGTGACAAATTTCTAGCTAGCGCGTATTCCACAACTTCAACATCTTTGCCTTTGCACAATAAAACACCAATACTTGGATTTTCATGCGGCCGTTTAACATCCCTGTCCAAGGCTTCGAGATAGAAATTTAATTTTCCCAAAAATTCCGGTTGAAATTCTTCTATCTTCAATTCAAACAAAAACCATACACTGCAAATCGCGGTGATAAAACAATAAATCTGTATAATAGTCTTTATTTCCTACCTGCAACCTGTATTCACTCCCCATATAAGTAAAACCCTTTCCCATCTCTAATATGAAACTTTGTAGGTTTTTAATTAGTGCGTTCTGCAGATCATCTTCTGAATGGATCTCGGGTAAAGCCAAAAATTCAAAAATATAAAGATCCTTAAAAATTCCCTGGGGCAATTGTTTAGCTATTGCGTGTCCAAATTTATCACTAAGCAGGGTCCGTTCAAAAGTGGCTGAATTTAACTGACGCTCAAGTTCTCTTACCGATAATTTCTCTTTAATAGAAGTATGGATATAAAATAGCTTTTCCTCTATAGTTTTGGTCTTTTTTAAAATATGTAAATGAGAAGACCACGGTATTTGTGTCAACACTGTTGTCACAAATTTATCAAACTCATTATCAGCATCTTGAAATTGTGTCAGCAATGTTGTCACAATTTCCTTATCACTATAAACTTCATAAAATTGTTTCATTCTATAAAGTCCACGACGGTTAAATCCCTTTAACAGAGGTTGTTTTTCTACGATATAGTTTGCTAAATCATTAACAGTTCCATCGCCCCATCTGCCATTGGCAACCTTTTCGGAAACAATTTGGCCAATATTAAAATATAACATTACTAATTCTGCATTTGCTTTACTGTAAACCCTATTCCGAGCTTCAGTAATAAGCAAAGTAATCTGCTCAAAATCTGATGTTATACTTTTTATTGACTTATTCATTCTAGTTAGTCATAATTACAATTCTTCCAGTATCGCTTTTATAACAGCCTGTGCAGCCCACAATCGATTTCCTGCCTCATGGATAACCAATGAGTTTGGTCCATCCAAAATTTCAGATGATAATTCCAAATCACGGCGAACTGGTAAACAGTGCATTACTTTTGCATCGTTGGTAAATTTCAACTTTTCGTTATTCATCATCCAACCGTCCGGGTAAGTTAATACTTTACCGTATTCTTTATAACTGCTCCAGTTTTTCACATACACATAATCCGCTCCGGCCAAAGCTTCCTCTAAATTATATTGAATATCGGCCTTTGGAGTAAAATCTTCAGAAAGTTCATATCCTTCTGGTTGGGCAATGGTAAAATCGATCATACCTTCAGCCTGAGCTTTACACATCCATTCTGCAAACGAATTTGGTACTGCTTGTGGCAAAGCCTTAACATGCGGTGCCCAAGCTAAAACTACTTTTGGTTTGCGTCCATCAGGTTTTTTCGTCCAGGTTTCGTGTATGGTAATAATATCGGCAAAACTTTGCAAAGGGTGGCGCGTTGCACTCTCTAAACTCACTACGGGCACGGCACAGTATTTTACGAATTTATTGAAGAAATCTTCGCTGTAATCCTCTTCTCGGTTGTTCAACTTTGGAAAGGAACGTAAACCCAGGATATCGCAGTACTGTCCCATTACAGCTGCCGCTTCACGGATATGCTCAACGGTTGAACCATTCATTACCACACCATCCTGTGTTTCCAAAGCCCAGCCTTCTTTATCCATGTTCATCACCATTACATTCATTCCTAAATTTAAGGCCGCTTTCTGCGTACTTAAGCGGGTACGTAAACTTGGATTCATGAAAACCAACCCCAGTGTTTTGTTTTTACCTAAATCCTGGTGTGCATAAGGATCTGCTTTTAACGCAAGTGCATCATTTACAAATTGTTTGATGCTTGGAACATCGTGTACGGAAGTGAAAAGTTTCATACTTAAGGTATAAGGTTTGAGGTGTAGGGTTTAAGGTTTTTTCCCTCCACCTGCTCTTAAAAATTTCAAAAAAGAAATTAGCATTGCCCTAACTTCATTAATTGCTTGGTTAACTTCTAAATATTCTTTTTCGCTTATGTATTTCAATTCTGAGGCACATAAGCAACAATAATCTATTTCATTGGTTGAGCCTAACGCAGTATCTAAAAAGTGGGCGAAGTCCTTATCAGTAAATCTCCCACATCCTTCAACAATATTTAAAGGAATAGATAATGCTGCTCTAGTGAGTTGAGACGTTAATTCAAACCTTTCTTCTTTTGGAAATTTAACAGCAATATCCTTCTTGATAAGCATATTTAATTCATGTGCCTTTTTCCAAACATCAAGTTTTTTATAGTCTCTCATCACCCTAAACCTTATGCCCTACACCTTTTACCGCTTTTTCGAAAGCCGCCAAAAACTCATCAGCATGTGCCTTTGTTAAATTTAAGGCAGGCAACAAACGGATTACGTTCGGTTTTGCTTCGCCGGTAAAAATATGGTGTGTAAACAATAATTCTTTTTTAACATGCGCCAATTCTGCAGGTAGCTCAATACCGATCATTAATCCACGGCCACGTACTTCTACCACCTGCTCAAATTTCTTCAATTCGGTAATTAAGTAGTCCCCTACTTCTTCGGCATTTTTCATCAGGTTTTCTTGTTGCATCACTTCTAAAACAGCTAAAGCCGCAGCACAAGCCAGATGGTTACCGCCAAAAGTTGTACCCAGCTCTCCATGCCAAGGTTTAAATTTAGGCGCGATAGAAATCCCGGCTACAGGAAATCCATTACCCATTCCTTTTGCCATGGTATATACATCCGCTTCAACACCCGAATAATCGTGCGAGTAAAACGAACCTGTACGTCCATAACCACATTGCACGCTATCGGCAATATATACCGAATTATATTCATCACAAAGTGAACGTATTTTTTGCAGAAAACTTTTTGAAGCTTCTTTAATACCCCCAACACCTTGAATGCCTTCGATAATTACCGCAGAAATATCATTTCCCTGCGCTTTGAAAGTTTCTTCTAAAGCCACCTCATTGTTGAATGGCAAAAAGATTACATTTTCGGTTTGATTAACGGGTGCTACAATTTTGGGATTGTCGGTTACCGCAACCGCTAAAGAGGTACGTCCGTGGAAAGCGCCTGTAAATGCAATTACTTTTTTTCTGCCGTTGTAAAATGAAGCCAGTTTTAAAGCATTTTCATTTGCTTCGGCTCCAGAATTACATAAAAACAGCTGAAAATCTTTTTTACCGGAAACTTCACCCAATTTCTCTGCAAGCTGAACCTGTAAAGGGATTTTTACCGAGTTAGAGTAAAAACCAACCTTATTTAATTGATCGGTTAAGCGGTTTACGTAATGTGGATTAGTATGACCAATAGAAATTACGGCATGACCGCCATATAAATCTAAATATTTTTGCTCATTGGCATCCCAAACATTGCTGCCTGATGCTTTTGTTATTTCTATATCGTTAAGTGGGTAAACGTCGAATAGTTGCATTTTTTTTAGGGTTTGAAGGTTGAGGGCTGGAAGGTTGAAGGTTTATGTAACCTAAGCTTTTCCACCGCCTCTCAAAAATTTAATAAATGCGATTAACATCGCTTTAATTTCATTAACACTTTTATTCACAGACTCGTAAACTGCTAAACTGATGTAAGCTAAATCACGGATGAGAATAAAAGCATATTCTATTTCTTTTGTAGAGCCAAGTGCATTATCAAGATAATGAACAAAATCCTTATCTGTGTTTTT
Proteins encoded:
- the argB gene encoding acetylglutamate kinase; this encodes MKNKQLTIIKIGGNVIDNSENLHQFLLDFTALPGDKILVHGGGKIATELGESLGIEAKMVEGRRITDIETLRIVTMVYAGLINKNMVAQLQAKGSNAIGLSGADGNVIKAKKRPVSTKTYGPEAGPMAGAVIDYGFVGDLDENSVSSSTLDSLLKAGLVPVLCAITHDGNTQLLNTNADTIASSVAVAMSGLYETHLVYCFEKKGVLKDVNDNTSVVREIKADEFEGLKADGTVQGGMIPKLHNAFEAIKKGVSAVYIGKADELAELANGTFGTKMLK
- a CDS encoding PDDEXK nuclease domain-containing protein; translation: MKIEEFQPEFLGKLNFYLEALDRDVKRPHENPSIGVLLCKGKDVEVVEYALARNLSPALIADYETKLIDKKLLVEKLHQLSEIFYKNEE
- a CDS encoding PDDEXK nuclease domain-containing protein, which translates into the protein MNKSIKSITSDFEQITLLITEARNRVYSKANAELVMLYFNIGQIVSEKVANGRWGDGTVNDLANYIVEKQPLLKGFNRRGLYRMKQFYEVYSDKEIVTTLLTQFQDADNEFDKFVTTVLTQIPWSSHLHILKKTKTIEEKLFYIHTSIKEKLSVRELERQLNSATFERTLLSDKFGHAIAKQLPQGIFKDLYIFEFLALPEIHSEDDLQNALIKNLQSFILEMGKGFTYMGSEYRLQVGNKDYYTDLLFYHRDLQCMVFV
- a CDS encoding Rossmann-fold NAD(P)-binding domain-containing protein, with the protein product MKLFTSVHDVPSIKQFVNDALALKADPYAHQDLGKNKTLGLVFMNPSLRTRLSTQKAALNLGMNVMVMNMDKEGWALETQDGVVMNGSTVEHIREAAAVMGQYCDILGLRSFPKLNNREEDYSEDFFNKFVKYCAVPVVSLESATRHPLQSFADIITIHETWTKKPDGRKPKVVLAWAPHVKALPQAVPNSFAEWMCKAQAEGMIDFTIAQPEGYELSEDFTPKADIQYNLEEALAGADYVYVKNWSSYKEYGKVLTYPDGWMMNNEKLKFTNDAKVMHCLPVRRDLELSSEILDGPNSLVIHEAGNRLWAAQAVIKAILEEL
- a CDS encoding four helix bundle protein; its protein translation is MRDYKKLDVWKKAHELNMLIKKDIAVKFPKEERFELTSQLTRAALSIPLNIVEGCGRFTDKDFAHFLDTALGSTNEIDYCCLCASELKYISEKEYLEVNQAINEVRAMLISFLKFLRAGGGKKP
- a CDS encoding aspartate aminotransferase family protein, giving the protein MQLFDVYPLNDIEITKASGSNVWDANEQKYLDLYGGHAVISIGHTNPHYVNRLTDQLNKVGFYSNSVKIPLQVQLAEKLGEVSGKKDFQLFLCNSGAEANENALKLASFYNGRKKVIAFTGAFHGRTSLAVAVTDNPKIVAPVNQTENVIFLPFNNEVALEETFKAQGNDISAVIIEGIQGVGGIKEASKSFLQKIRSLCDEYNSVYIADSVQCGYGRTGSFYSHDYSGVEADVYTMAKGMGNGFPVAGISIAPKFKPWHGELGTTFGGNHLACAAALAVLEVMQQENLMKNAEEVGDYLITELKKFEQVVEVRGRGLMIGIELPAELAHVKKELLFTHHIFTGEAKPNVIRLLPALNLTKAHADEFLAAFEKAVKGVGHKV
- a CDS encoding four helix bundle protein, which encodes MRDYQKLDVWKKAHLFTLQVYKEILPIEEKFALTQQIRRATYSIPLNIVEGSGKNTDKDFVHYLDNALGSTKEIEYAFILIRDLAYISLAVYESVNKSVNEIKAMLIAFIKFLRGGGKA